The genomic interval CACTCATCTCAATAAAAACATTTAGCCATGGAACAACTAGAAGAAGACTGAAGGAACTGGATATAGAGGACGAGCCGTGTGAAAGAAACCTTCTATTAGCAACACCAACAAAAGGAAGAGGGTGCAGTGGCCCCAAGAGCACAAAGGCATGACCTTGAAGGAGTGGGGAAATATGGCCTTACCGACAAAAGCAAGACTAGGCTAAATGGAAATGATAATGgcaaaatatatgtatagagGAAATCTAACCAACAGTGGTTACCCATGTGCACGGTCGGAACTGTCCAACAAGGCAGGTCATGATCTGGGGAGTGGTGTCAAGTAACGGTGTCGGGCATCTTGCTTTCATTGAAGTTGATGTAACAGGACAAAGATACATCAATACTCTTAATGAACATTTTCTCCCTCTGGTTTTTATATAATAGAACACATGCAAGAGGCTAATGGAAGCCAACATTTCTGCAGTATGACAATCCAGCCTCCCACCTTGCAAAGATGTAGAGTATTACCAGATGGAAACAGGACGATGGTGTGTTGTCAATAGCTTGGCACTGAATGATCTCAATCCCATAGAAAATTTGGGCAGAGGAAGTTTGCAACAGACCTTCAGGTCCATccaacaaaaagaaacaatcATAGTCGAGTGGCACAACTAGCTACCACTGGAACTAATTCAAAAACTTTAGTAATAGTGGAGAGCAGAATTGCTGCTGTAATCAAAGCAAAGTCTTAATTATAATTAGTGTAGCATATTGGATATGGCTACATAGATCACTGCATTGTTGATTTTACAAGCCATAGCTACCACATACCAAGACTTTGGCAACCCATTGTAGATGTTGTGACATCCGTCCGTCAACTACGCTGACACTGATACGGAAACATGCATGTAGCACTTTCCAACTGGCGGCGCAGGCCTaatattcattattatcattaGACGTGCAGAGACCGGCATGGGGGCATGCATCCTGTTTACCTAACATATGTTTCTCAGACAAACGCTATGCTACCCTTTCTAGACTAGTAGGTTAGACTAGTAACGCGGCAGAAGCTAGCTGGTTGCAAATGGCTTATGTTCTAGCAAATACAGAGCCTGTACGTATTTACTAGAACACAAGAAGTCAGTCATGATCATGAATTCAGGACGTACGTATGTTTTACCTCTCAGTCGTTTGTCTTGCTCGAAAGCGTCGTACTTGTCGCCCgcttgtacacacacagctgTGAAGAATGCTAAGACTCTATAGAAAGTCGAGCAGCGGTTAATTAAGGTAACAAACGCAAGTTTCTTGACTGCATGGTAGCTCAGAGGCATGACTTGATGCATGCTTACAGCAACAATGATTTCAATCTTGGAGTGCAGTCTGGCATCTTGCAGTATCTTTAGCTAGACGTGTAAACCCAGCTGCTGCTCGCCCAGGAAACCGCCACGCTCGTAGAAACTCGAAATCACGAGACGAGAACAAAGGCGCGTCCCCGGATAGAAGCCATTGGAATTTTTCACTAAAGTGCGTTCgcgcattagagagactggtggaatgtggccatttgcgcgacaaagatgttgccctccgggcggatattggtatcaatcgaaagctcttcacttgccggatctaattacactcactgttgggctacagagacgtagctgaagttaatagagccaatttcctgtattttaatgagttagggGGCGGAGAAAGGCGGGACTAAGGCGGAattagggttaattgcataaagctaagtacataattgttatagctagcaggttgttaacagtaacccaacacagtaaacttcccagttggggtgtcagctagctaggaaagagtgcgtctagggtccgtttctactcttcatccttggaactttcagtttcagacgacgacgaatcttctgattcaggaccaacttcgaattcaatgaccatctgctctacaacgtcgtctaacacaccgtgtattgtcctgtaatgcttctccaccttctcacgtacgtgattcacgcagtttgcccacttttccacagtaacgtttgctagaccttctctacacagacgcttgatgttttccatcgtaaacccaccaatccctgtgttgtgctgtgcagcataactgtaggtcaaagtcctcaaatggatgtcatcaacgctgaagaatgcactaaatggctggtcagtttggttctggtatggtcaaattagtcaagttctcgtggtttccagacgcttctctgagccagaagtgaatgagtgtatgtatctggtacTTAAAGCTGTTCCTagaagaggcaactgacacatacaaccagtgagcgcatagaaacatccaggtctgttgtcatgggttatagcaaaagttcaatttttagtatatcattgcatcatgaagcaaaccgcgtttcaagccagcgaggcagccagaggcaacacgtTCATACGTACACTTTCACGTAACAATATAGTTACCTAGTTTGTCATAGACACCAAACGCTCTGAAACAGAGATGCTAATTGccttctgtgacaacataacatccgtttacacaagcactacgccacgccttagggtgtaccctacattccaccagtcgttctaattcgtgaacgcactttacaTTCATCAAATTCATGATCAAGTAACATAAACAAACTCTTGAAATTTTGGTTAggtttaataaataataaataactagatgacttgcatacaattagttatacaaatatattattaactaataaataatattaaataaatactAGATTAAATAAAGGTTTCTGATAAAGTTAATTATTGTAGGAAAACAGGCTACCTCTTTTCTTCCAAAAAGGATTATATTCTAGCGCCTGACTAGCACGTGACCTAATCACGTGCATAAACGCACCTCCGAATTTACAGCTTAGGGCGCGACGAAGTGGGCCTGGAGACGAGGCTACAATAAATGTTGTTTGATTATACTTGCATGCAAGAGTATGCATGCAGTAGTAATTGCAGTGCAAGCTCCTCCTTTGTCACGCGTGTCACATGCACATGAGCTCTTTTGAGCTAAACTCCGGCACTAAGACCATGTCCCAGAGCTATCTAGGACAATTATTATCAGTGGATTTTTGTTTGCTTAGTGCCCAAATTTATTTAGAATGAGAAATTTAAAGTTCAAagttactattaattaatgaaaatttAGACTTGCTactgttgttaattaatataatatttcaTACCAACTTCAGTAGTTGTCTAATTAAGTGCAGTGTCATGACTTTGTGGATGGCTAGAACCTTCAACCAAGGTAAATtagtttgattaattattcataaaattaaatttaactGCCATAAACATCAAGGAGGCATCATGAGGAAAATGGCTGACACCCTAGGGATCACTGTGCCCGAGCACTTCAGGCCGTCGGGTAGATCCATACCTGACAAAATGTTTTCAGTTCAACTGTTATAATCAATGATAATGATGCACTTCACGTGTATTGAAACGACATCACTGTTAACAAGTTGAATGAGCAGACACTACCGACAATCTCAGTATATCCACAACTGATAAATTATCTCTAAACATAAATTCTAGCTCATCGTTTTCTTGCAAATTCTGCTTGTAGCCACTCGGAGTTCCTGTAATACATCGGATCACCAAGCTTCCATACCGTCCGCATATACATGTAATAATAAACAACTGAAGTGACCCTGTGGAGAACATAGACTGCTTGCACGCCATCGTCTCTCCACACAAAAGCATTCTCATCACCCCATTGCAGCTTGAGAGTCCAAATGTGATATACCAAGCACAAGGTTAAGTAGACAAAGCACAAAACTATTGCCGACTTGAATTTTCGTATGAGCAACGTGACTAGACCCGCACGAAAGACGTAAGTGTTGAAGAAGAGGAGAAAGAGAATGATGATCTCAAACACGAGGCTTGCGTCCTGCACAATATACAAAACCAACAGCACGACGTCTTCCGTCGCAAACAATCCCGAGAAAGAATTCACCACAAGATCGATCGCTAGAAGAAGAAACTGCAGGCAGAGAATGAGACGGTAGCGCGCAACCCGCATAGCCCGTTGTCCGAGACAACAGCGCATGCGTAGTATCGTTAATTCAAATGGTGGACAGCAGTGACGAAGACGAAGCTCCAATAGGAGATTTACAGGAGCGGCTAGCTCAGTTGAGACCTTCGAGACAACTTTTAGATTATTATCGTACGAAAATTGCTGAATATGATggagaacacacacaaatgatggAGAAACTAGACAAGTACAAAACAGCATATGAACATCAGGTAAGCGTGCTTGCAGTCAATTTATAACTGGTATCAGATTTTATTATATCACACTTGTTTGGTTTTTAAGCATCAACTGGAATGGGAAGTGCGTCAACGCGAGGAAGAGATAGCTGAGCTTCAAAAAGCGTTGAgcgacatgcaggtgtattTGTTTCAAGAGCGAGAGCACGTGTTGAGACTCTACGCCGAGAACGACAGGTTGAAAATTAGAGAGCTGGAAGATAGAAAGAAAATCCAACAATTGCTGTCGTTAACTCAACCGGTTGAACCTGAAGTGACGTATTTTCAACGCAAGAAAGTAATTGTGGAGCAGCATTCGCGGAAGATGAGTCAGTCACCGACAGGTATGTCAGGACGTGGACCTGGAGGTCACAAGAAAGGTCCACTGAAGAAAGAGGATGACAAACCGTCTAGTCAAGAAGTTGAATCGTTGGTGTTGACAATACAGTCGTTTCAATCTCAGTTGGAAGAGCAGACGAAGCTGGCAAAAGAGCAGATGAATGCATTCATGGAAGATCGCCATGTCAAAGCAGAGGAACATCAACTTCGCGAGGAACGAGATACGAATAAAATCGCTGCATTGACTGAACGACTACACGAGATACAAGAGTTGTTGTATGGCAGCACAAAAGACTATTTGGAATTGAAGTATGAACTGAGAGCAAAGGAGAGGCAATGGATGGCAGAGAAAGACAAGTTACTGCAAGAACTAGATCAGCTGAGAGAAGAACTGAAAGTCAATGGAGAAGAGAGTCAAGTATTGGATCAGACGACTATGGATTTTGCTGACTCAAGGAGACAGAACATGTTAGTAGTACGTCAATTGCGAAACCAGTTGCAGCAATCTCAGAAGCTTGCTGAGATGTACAGAGAGCAGTGCATTCACATGGAAGAGGAACTTTGTCGTGTGCGGGAAGAATGCGATGTTTCAAAGCAGATTTTCAAGGAGCGGACTGATCGTCTCACCAAACGTTTGAGTCTTATGAACACGCGGTATCAAGGTCTTGACAAGCGAAGAGGTCTGGAGGTGGAGGGTTTCAAGAGTGACATCAAGTTGTTGAAACAGAGGTTGCGAGATGTTGAGAAGCAACTTTATAAGGTAAGAATAATTACTAGATTTTGTATTAGCAACTTTGTGTGCAGTATCTTtatattactgtaaatcaatagtTTGGTATCCAGTGTACGACAAATTGTTTCATCTCTATGTAGTCCTTGGGCAACCGTATGTCAAAGTTTTAGTTGCCTGGTCATTACTCTGGACAGTCTAGTTGGTCATAAACTAAATCCATGACTTTATTTCAGCAACGTATAATACGTACAATTATGTTATGATGAATATGGCTCTCAGATCTAACAATTGCTCTATGACCATCGGTCAACATTCATCCGTGATGCTAACAGATTTCAGTCGTAGCCACGGTTTGTCAGATCTCGCCATGCACGCACGCGACAACCTTTTGAGGGGTTATCCTGAAGCGATTTGCTGCATTGGAGGAGTTCAAACCTAGTATTCGCCTGATATCCAAGTGCTGTCTGACGTCTGATAGTGTCGCTACTAGAAACAAGAAGTCATAGGTCTATGACGCTGTGGAATTTCGAACATTGTATGAAGGTAGACTTTAGGTACAGTAGTCGTAAAATGCGACACTGAATGTCTAAACTCTGTCCTAAACGACTTCTCTAAAAGTCCAAACTCACGTTTTCTTGCCTCCGAGTCTTTGTCAGCACCAGTAAGGTCGGAGAGCTTGTAATTTTTCATTTCTGATGTTTGGTTGGTGATTACCACTAACTCTGATGCCTAAATTTGGATATGGTGATTTTTGTGACGATAGTGACAAACATGGATCGATCACTTTACCCTTTAGTGAATCAGCACAGGGTAAATGTTATAGCACTTGGTAACTACTGTACTAAAACGTGGCTGTGAGCATGTATGTACTGCTGAAGACTGCTCACTTCAGGAATGGCTTTTGAAGTGGTCCCTTTGATACACTTGTGAATCTCAAGAGACGATATGTCATGTTATAGATAGGGTATTTGTCAGCTGGGTGTTCCTGGGTAATCCCAGTCTACCGTTTCAGTTGTCCAGACTGTCATATTTCTGGTTGTCCGGGGCGTCCGGGCAATTGATTTGTTGtcagtagttaattaaggatTACAAAGTGTAGTCTAAGAGGGCACAGTGTCTAAAAAGACATGTGACCATTAATTCAGTCCTGGTATCTGCATCTTCCAATTTGTTTAGCACCTTTGACACTATTGGGTTTAGTATCATTCAGATTTTAGCGTGCAGTAGAGTTTGTTGCTACTTGCATACAATGCATGTCAAGGTGTCAGaaatatttctttgattaagaACACCTAGTAGAAGAATGTAGCAAATGGTTTATGTATGGTATTGATAATGACATCATTAGTGTGTGGTAGACTTTGTATTCTGTTGATCTTTGTTTTCAATTGCTATCACATGTTGCAGTTTTTGAACTGTTTCTGCTAGTACACTGAAAGCAATAACACAGAGTGTTCATTGTAAATGGTATATGCAACATTtgataaatttattgatttctattggtttaattaatgccAGCTGAAATCGATGTAATCGTGGTTGAGTGTACATTGGGTGTATGCTAGCATCACGTTGTACGATGTAAGTTTATGATTGGTCATGTGACATGCACTGCATAATTAAGTATGTATGCTTcattgtagcaccctagctacGTCTGcaccaatcagtgtccagtatttgcTTAGAATAagtgacatatcccacttccgctacatatcgaccggtcaataaatcgggCTGTAGAGTGTGAACATaattgtttgtgaacataacaattaggCTGCTACATGATTCCTGAAACATATCTCAGccagaacaaacaaattaaccgTGGTTAAGCGTCCAGCAACAGAATGGTACTCGCGCACAGAACGATGTAAACCAGCTACAATCTGCTGCAGGGTGGAAGGTGGATGCAGCTTTCCATCTTGCCTCCAAAGTTCATGCAGAAATTGTTCAAGCCAGTAGTTTATTTAATTCTCTGTTGTTCATAACATGCAGATCATGCACATACTGCCCAGGGCGCTCCCTTTCatttggctgcttgtttctccatttcttccatgcATTGAACACTCTAATCACCcatgcagtagcttttgtGATGTTAGGGGAACACGCAAATCAAGAAACTTCCGAAAACTACTGGATGAAATGGAAGCTTGAAAACGAGattcagaagactgctgatcagaaacaacatcaacgtctagcagtttactagcttccaagaaatcaataactggcaattctgctgtttcaatgcccaAGTTGATTTTAGCCTGGGTAAGGCTTAGGCAAGCATCTTCATCGCTCAACATTTTGCTATACAACTGATTTGAATTTTGCACCTAAAGGATATGTCAACGCCTCAGCTGGGTGATGCTTCGCCCTTGTGCCAACTTGTGTGCGGAGCGGGGTGTAATTTGTTTATACACTTGCTAGCGGTATATATTACCTATACTTATTTTCAATTGGGTGTTAGTGAAACACTGCAAACAGTATAAACTGATATCTCAGTTTCCAAGCATCTTAATACCACTATTGTCTATCTGTGAGAGTTTATGGCTCTCGAAACAAATCTGCATTTTCTCTCAAGAGAAATGATTGACTACTTTAAGATTACCATGATATTTATGCATGTACATTTAATTATACAAGTGTTAGAAATTTTTTCATTATCATTACTAGAAATTAGTTGGCCCAGGAGATTAGTTGCtactagtactgtagtgtGATTAATGTCTGGGTATTGGAGGGATTGGAGTTTACTCCTACAAGAGAGGTTTGAGTGCAATGTATGTGATTTGTGTTGTCACTTTGAAGAAGTTGCTGGCGtcgcgaggaacaggtgtattgAATGAGGCAGGTATTTGATGTGCGTACACAGGCAAACGCGGAGAGGTGTATTTTTCAAGGACCCGGATATACTACAAAATATCTTGCTTTTATTGACATCACCTGCAATAAATAAAAGTCTCTGCAAATATTGTTCGTCATCAGGAACAGGCAGTTCagatttggtggagatccgatgCGCTGTTCCAGAGAAATTCGCATGTAAGTGGAGACAGGTTTGATCAGCATGAAATTGTGGCGTTGCGGGAGAAGCCCGAAAGATGACGACAATCTCACTTTCGATCTGTGTTGTTTCAGCGAGTGCAAAccaaattcggtggagatatcAGACTTGCCTTTTttgaagacacacacacacacacacacacacacacacacacacacacacacacacacacacacacacacacacacacacacacacacacacacacacacacacacacacacacacacacacacacacagatacacacacacacacacacacacacacacacacacacacacacacacacacacacacacacacacacacaaacacacaaacaagcaaacaaacaaacaaccacagctctcctttataaTGTAGATATTTGAAGAGAGTACACTAGGTTATGAAATGAGTTTTCATTGAAAAGTTTGTTGAAAACAAAACAGTATCAATACAGCAGACCCTCACACATACGATCTCTCGCATTTACGACCATTTTTGCAAAGCATATATGACGTCACAAGCTTTTTTGCACAAGCGCAGACAGTGTAGCAATGATGGCAACAAGAGATGCTGAGACTTCTAGAAAGAAGCGTAAGCATGTTGTCGTTACAATTGACCAATAATTGGAGATGCTGCAATTGCAGATGAAGCGTTTGAGTGGCTAGAGTCTGATATGGCTCATCGTGGTATCCAACTGTTGTTGAATGATGAAATTTGTGATGCAGTTATGATAGATGCTTACAATCATTTTATTACTAGAGTATTGCACATGTTTTAGaccatgtacatgtgtacatggtAATGAGAATTCGCTTGGTATAGGACTTCAAAAGGGTACTGGTACTCCGAGGTACGGTTGGAACTCCAAGACTTTACTTATTAGTTTCTTTCACTTATCTGACCCGTATTTCTCCGTGGCTTGCCCAAAGGGGTTGGATGTAGCCTTGGAAGCCAAGCCTTCCTCCGTCCTCACTGTGTGACCTCACGTACTGTTCACCTGCTcgcacgtgagaggaggtgcttCAGCTGGAATTGCTTGCACAGAGGGAAGGCTTGGTTGCAAATACGTACATCAGCTGATGACGTACAGCGTTAGTTTCACATAATGAAACTTGGCCTAAATAAATTGTTTCCATTGGTCGGCGACCTGATACAATTAGAGTTGCTGGAACCTTTTAGCTACTCTGGACACgtgtttagtttgttgttgcaCATTGGTGTGTCACATTTATTTAGGGCACAGGAGACTGGTGTACAGTCATATTGGGCACAATACTGTTGAAATAGCttatggaacattttggcttGTAGATGTACTATACGTAAATATATGATTACTATGCACAGGCttgtgttatttgttgtttgggGGTTGGTTGGGCCAGGGTTAGTCTCACTTtaccagaccatctccgccatACTCCGGCTACACAAGACTACGCCAGGGTTTTTCTCCAGGATTTCAAAATAGCATGGCAGAGATGGTAGCAGACATGCCCTTTTCTGCAATATACATTTGGATACCCAGACCTTTGCTAGTTAATATTATTGTTGATGATTAAAACtgcatattaattagttaagccTGGCTGCTGTTACAACTAAACTAATTAACAAAGTCAGAAAGGGTGATTTATTGTGGTTGGGCTGAGACAGAGCTCCTTGATCTGTTTGACTGGAACAGGTTTTCTGTGACTCGTTAATTTTAGCTTCTGTCTCTTTGGGACATGCTCTCTTTGACTTTTGCCCCAATACAGGAAAGAACAAATTATTGAACCTGCCACTCTTCTCTTTAGCTCCGTGTTTGTTTACTATGTGTACACTAACAGGAGCATCTTGAAATTCCAGACCTTTCTTGCCTAAACAGAATGTCTGGACATCCTAAATTGACTTCGAAAGTGGAAGAGGTAAACTGGTTGACCACGCAATCGTTCTTCAGTGACTTCACTTCTAATTATGACTTTTGCAGTCAATTAGAATCCACATCTTCCCTCATTTTTCTTTATGCGCGATTGTACTTGGTCATGTGGCTGGGACTTCTCAGTGTGGCGTTGCTACCATGCTTTAGGGAGAACCCCGGGTGCTGGAGATCATGATTACAAATACAACATGAGCCATTTGCGTGGCCATATTTGAAACGCTGCTTCTAATGTTTTTCAAGGCTCCAAAATACTTTTAGGCATTTCCTgatttacttatttgtttaattattttatcaaGCTtattcaattctctaaacagTTTAATCTCTGAGCACAATACTGTTGCAAGTTTTCTGCCAGTTAACTCTCTACAGAAGCAGTATATCACACTGTGCGGGAagtggtactgtactgtcatTTTAGTTTGAAAGCGGAAATTGTACAGTTGAGAAGAGAAGTCGCTCGCTTCTTCCTTGAGTTGCCATTTTGACCTGACGACTTCCATCTAGTGGCCATTTTGATATAATGTTTTCTGCGCAAACGCAAAGACGAAACCCGGACATACCGTAATTTTTAAGGCccaaaatatttttatcatCATATAATTTTTGGggtaaaatttt from Corticium candelabrum chromosome 22, ooCorCand1.1, whole genome shotgun sequence carries:
- the LOC134197590 gene encoding transmembrane protein 138-like, yielding MRVARYRLILCLQFLLLAIDLVVNSFSGLFATEDVVLLVLYIVQDASLVFEIIILFLLFFNTYVFRAGLVTLLIRKFKSAIVLCFVYLTLCLVYHIWTLKLQWGSLQLFIITCICGRYGSLVIRCITGTPSGYKQNLQENDELEFMFRDNLSVVDILRLSVVSAHSTC
- the LOC134197589 gene encoding coiled-coil domain-containing protein 77-like — translated: MVDSSDEDEAPIGDLQERLAQLRPSRQLLDYYRTKIAEYDGEHTQMMEKLDKYKTAYEHQHQLEWEVRQREEEIAELQKALSDMQVYLFQEREHVLRLYAENDRLKIRELEDRKKIQQLLSLTQPVEPEVTYFQRKKVIVEQHSRKMSQSPTGMSGRGPGGHKKGPLKKEDDKPSSQEVESLVLTIQSFQSQLEEQTKLAKEQMNAFMEDRHVKAEEHQLREERDTNKIAALTERLHEIQELLYGSTKDYLELKYELRAKERQWMAEKDKLLQELDQLREELKVNGEESQVLDQTTMDFADSRRQNMLVVRQLRNQLQQSQKLAEMYREQCIHMEEELCRVREECDVSKQIFKERTDRLTKRLSLMNTRYQGLDKRRGLEVEGFKSDIKLLKQRLRDVEKQLYKVTLNLGEGDDVEILRNVRKTAGRSKKLVGELQQLKAGIYSLENDLRHL